The window TTACAAAAAGAAACTGCCAGGGAGAACGATACTCGAGCAACACAAAGGCCAGGGCTGCTAAAAAACCTGCTATTAGTAAAAAAGCATGGTAGCTTACAGCTTTCTCTCTGCCTATTCTTACCGGAATGGAAAATTTGCCGGCCAGCCTGTCTGATTCAATATCCCTGATATTATTTACATTAAGAACACCGGCAGAATACAGCCCGCTGCTGGCAGCAGGCAGGAGGAGTTCCCAGGTGAGCCAGCCGGCATGCAGGTAAAAAGTACCCAGCACCCCCACCAGGCCAAAGAAAATAAATACACTGATATCTCCCAGCCCTGCATAACCATATGGTCTGCTACCGGAGGTATAGGTAATAGCTGCTGCAATAGCCAACAGACCCAGGCCCAGAAAGAAAAAGAATACCTCCATTACAAAGCCCACCGAAACATAAAGCAGATAGAGTCCGCTGCACAAAGAGAGCAGGCCTGCCACAATCATAGCGGTACGCATGGCTCTGGGAGTAATCAAGCCAGCCTGTACAGCCCGCTGAGGACCCTGTCGCTGAGCACTGTCTGCACCATGAATACTATCGCCGTAATCGTTAGCCAGGTTGGAAAGCACCTGCAGGAAAATAGTAGTAACAGATGCCCACACCACCACATCCCAGTTAAAGGCTCCATAATAGGCAGCCAGAAAACTACCTAACCATATACTGGAAAGTGCCAGTGGTAAAGTTCGTGGACGAGCCGCCGATACCCAGGCTGATGCGGAGCTACTCATGTAGGTATAAAACAAGCCCT of the Flammeovirgaceae bacterium 311 genome contains:
- a CDS encoding 1,4-dihydroxy-2-naphthoate octaprenyltransferase (COG1575 1,4-dihydroxy-2-naphthoate octaprenyltransferase) yields the protein MPQGLFYTYMSSSASAWVSAARPRTLPLALSSIWLGSFLAAYYGAFNWDVVVWASVTTIFLQVLSNLANDYGDSIHGADSAQRQGPQRAVQAGLITPRAMRTAMIVAGLLSLCSGLYLLYVSVGFVMEVFFFFLGLGLLAIAAAITYTSGSRPYGYAGLGDISVFIFFGLVGVLGTFYLHAGWLTWELLLPAASSGLYSAGVLNVNNIRDIESDRLAGKFSIPVRIGREKAVSYHAFLLIAGFLAALAFVLLEYRSPWQFLFVISLPLFIVNLRAVFRNKEASALDPYLKQLALSTLFFVLLFGIGHLLAH